Below is a window of Picosynechococcus sp. PCC 7002 DNA.
CGGCGTCGCTCCAATTGGGCAACAGATTTTTGCAGGCTTGCCTGTCTGTCTTCGAGGGTTTGGAGTCCTGTGGCCATCAACCGTTCCAGTTGAACTTGGAGATCTCCCGTTTCCGTTTGTAAAAGAGCCTCTTTTTCTGCCTTAAGTTCGGCAATCTCTGCCAGAAGCGCTGCTTTCTCTGCCTGTAATTTTTCTAAGTCCGTGCTGTCTGTCGTGGTCTCTGGGGTCTGGTCAGGCGCAGGAGTTGAAGCACTGGCATCAGGCTCGGTACCACTCGCTTCAGAGGGCAAATTTAATGGTTCTTTGGGAGTGGGTTGCAGATCTAATTTGGGTCGGTCTTGTTGGGGGTCTGAACTCATAAAAGTTTGTCCTTAGGGGCAACGGGTGACAACGCAGGGGAAAGCGTCATTAATGAAGGGTGTTAGTCTTGGCGGGGGCAGCGCGCTTCGAGAACCTGCTGGAGGGTGCGGGGGTCAAAAATAATCGGTAAAAAATGAATGCTATTGATTTCTTTAAAGTAAAACAGGATGGGAACCCTTGTCCAAAAGATGCGCCAATTTTGCCATTCGCGATAGGGGAAACGCCGAATGCGATCGCCGCTGCGATAAACATCTAAATCCGTGGCGGTGAATTCTAGTCGCAGGATTACTGCTTGAAACAGTAAAAATAGGCCAAATAACGAGGCGATCGCCCCCACCCAAATTTGCCAGAGGGCCAGGGGAATCCCACTAATAATCAGCACCAGGGGAATATTATAGCTAGGCCGTAATTCCACCGTTGGCGGCAGTTGATCGCTGAGCTGAGGGGACGGAGAAGCAGAAGTCATTGCTTGCTGTGGGGGTTTTAGGGTGAGCAGGGGTAAATTCCAATTTTAACGCCAAGCCTTTCCCCATTAAAGATTTTCTGATTTGAAGTACAAAAACAAAGAATTTGACGCGAAACCCAGAAAATTACCGGCCTTTCTGGAAAAAAACTCTTACGATAGGGAGATGCTTTTCTCAGATTCTCCCAATGTTTTCTAAGCTCTTCATCAAGAAGCCTATTTTTGCCCTGGTTTGTGGTGTGATCATTTTACTGGTCGGTCTCATTACGATTCCCAGCCTCCCGGTTGCCCAGTTTCCCCAAATTAGTCCCACCCAAATCAGCATCACCGCCAGCTACACCGGGGCCAGTGCTGAAGTGGTAGAGCAAACCGTTACTAATATCCTTGAAGCAGAACTCAACGGGATCGAAGGTCTCAGATATCTGTCCTCCACCAGTAGTAACGACGGTCTGAGCACCATTGTGGCCACCTTTGATGCGAGTCGTAATGAAGATCTTGCCGCCGTCGATATCCAAAACCG
It encodes the following:
- a CDS encoding DUF3119 family protein gives rise to the protein MTSASPSPQLSDQLPPTVELRPSYNIPLVLIISGIPLALWQIWVGAIASLFGLFLLFQAVILRLEFTATDLDVYRSGDRIRRFPYREWQNWRIFWTRVPILFYFKEINSIHFLPIIFDPRTLQQVLEARCPRQD